GGTCGGAGCCGGCGACCAGCTGGTGCAGGCGGATGCGGTGGACGAAGTCCGGGCGCGGGTTGACCAGGGTCACCGTCACGTCGGCGCGCTGGGTCAGGCGGTTCGCGGCCATGACGCCGGCGTATCCGCCGCCGATGACGACCACGGTGGAGTTGGTGTGCGCGGCGGAGTTGTTGTGCGCGGTCTGGTTCGCGTTCTCGTTCACGGTGTCTCTCCATTGCTTCAACGGGTTCCGGGCACAAGACACCGGCGGGCCCGTCGCTGTGACAGGTACGGCTGTGTGACCTGCACAACACGGAGCAGGGGTCACATCCATGCAGTCACTGCACTGACGACCCCGCGGCCCGCGTGGACACGCTCATAAGGACGCTGTTGAAGTACTCACCGGAGTCGCTCCCCCTGGGCCGCGCGCGCCTTGGTGGAGGCGGCGATCAGGGAGCATGAAATGGGCGGCAACCCGGTCTCGTGATCTGCGTGATCCACGCGGTCTGATCTGCGCGGTCTACGGGAGTGGGACCGGGACTCCCGTTCGGAGGAAGAAGAGGCCTGTGAGCTGGCCGTTGTTGTTGAAAGTGACGCGGAATTCTCCGGGTTGCTTCGCCATCTGCAGCGGGACGCTGACGACGGTCTGATCACCGGACGTGACCTGAGTGGGGTCGCCGTGTGACTGGTAGGAGCCGAATGCCTGCTGGTAGTCCTGCCAGGACTTCGCGAGGAGCTCCGGGGGTGCCTGTGGCCGGAGCGGTTCCGTGAAGCGTGCCGAGACGGCGGTGAAGTTGCCTTGCACCACCTCGTCGAGGGTGTCGAGGGCGAGTTGTTTGTCGTCCTGGGGCTGGGCCGGGGCCGTCGCGGCGGGGTGGGCCTGGGTCTGGGTCTGCGGGGTCGCGTCCAGCGCGGAAGCGCTGGTCAGCAGCGGGGCCTGGGTGGCCAGTACGGCCGCCGGGACGAGGAGGACGAGGCGCCGCCAGGTCGTCCTGCGCGAGGTGTCCATGGTCTTCATGCTAGGCCGCCACCGGGCTGCGGGCCTGGTGGCGGCCCGGTGGCGGGGTGGTGGGGGCGCGGGACGCTTGGGACGTGCGATGGCGGGGAGCCGGTGGGCGCCGCGCCGCCGAGTGGTGGTGACGGAGGGCGTCAGCGGGTTGCCGTGATGAGCCAGGAGGCGCTGCGCAGGCGGACCGCGCCGTTGTGGTGGTGGGGGCGCAGGGCGCTGGTCAGGGTCTGGTGGGCCGACTCCTGGGCGTCGGGGCCGACTTGGTCGAGGAGGTGGCGTACGGGGCCGGCGGCGAGGAGGAACTCGGCCGTGGTCTCGGCGTCCTTGCCCCAGTCCGCGGCCACCTCCACGCGCTGCGCGCGGGGGTGTTCGTACCCGGCCTCGGACAGCAGGGCGAGGGTGTGGTCGGGGTCGGCGAGGGAGAACATGCCGGGGGCGCCGGGCTCGCCGAAGTCCCCGAGCGGGAGGATGCCGCGCAGGGAGGTCAGGGCCCGGAGCCATTCGTTGGCCGACGGTTCGGCGGCGCAGATGAAGGCGAGCCGACCGCCGGGGCGCAGGGCGCGGGCGATGTTGGCGAAGGCCGCGACGGGGTCGGCGAAGAACATCACGCCGTAGCGGCTGATGGCCGCGTCGAACGATCCGGGCGCGAACGGGTGCACCTGGGCGTCGGCTTGTACGAACGAGGCGTTGCGCACCGCTTCGCGGCCGGTGCTCGCGCGGGCCGCTTCCAGCATGGGGGCGGAGAGGTCCAGGCCGAGGGCGTGGCCGCGGTGGGCGCGCTGGGCGGCCAGGCGGGTGGTGCGGCCGGCGCCGCAGCCGATGTCGAGCACGCGGTCGAGGTCACCGATGGCGGCGGCGCCCAGCAGCGGCTCGTTGAAGCCGTCGTTGATGGCGTCCCAGCGGTCCTGGCTGCGGGCCCATTGGGCGCCTTCGTAGCCGTTCCATGACTCTGCCTGTGCGGTGTTGGGGGTGGGCTGGTGCATGGGGGCTCCTGTTTAGTATGGGCAGGTGCCCAAACAGTATGGGCGAGCGCCCATACTTGCAATGGGTTTGAGGGAAGGGGCAGTTGTGTCACCTCGTGGAGTGGCGATTCCCGATCTGCGTGAGCGGCTGTTCGCGGCGGCGGAACGGGTGGTGGCCCGCGACGGGTCGGCGGGCCTGACCAGCCGTGCGGTCACGGCGGAGGCGGACTGCGGGAAGGGGGTCCTCCACACGCATTTCGCCGGTCTGGACGAGTTCGTCGCCGAGCTGGTGCTGGACCGGTTCGCGCGCGGCGCCCGCCGGGCCGAGGGGCTGGGTGCCCTGGTGGGGCGGGGCAGCGTCGCGGGCAACCTCCAGGAGGTGGCTGACGCGCTGCTGGAGTCCCTTCCCCCGGCGGTCGTGCGGCTGGCGATGACCCGGCCCGCGGCCGCGATGCACACCCGGGACGGGCTTCGGTCCGGTGCGCCCGCGTTCGACGCGATCCAGGACGCGGTCACCGCGTACCTCGAAGCGGAGCGGCTCGCGGGGCGGGTCGCGGAGGGCGTTGACGTGGGCACGGTCGCGCTCGCGCTCGTCGGTACCGTGCACCACCTGCTGATGACGCGGGTTTCCTCCGGGGGTGAGGGTGGCGGCCCGGGGGTGGATACCGCTCGGCTGGTCGCCGTGCTGCTCGGTGCGGGGGTGCCGGGGGCGGGTGCCTGACCTGCGCGGCGGGGGCCCGTACGTGCGTGAGTGAGTACGTACGCACGCACGCACGCACGCACGCCGGAATACTGGGCTGCGGGTGGGGCGGGGCGCGCCTAGGCTGCCCGGTTGTCGGCAGTGTCCGTCGGCAGTGGTCAGTGGTCAGTGGTGGATCGGAGATGCCGGGGATGACTTCTCGATTGCTTGCGGTCTGCTTCGATGCGGGGCAGCCGCTGCGGCTCGCGCGGTTCTGGGGTGGGGTCCTCGGGTGGGAGGTGGCCGCCGATACGGGTGGCGGTGTGGTGCTCGTGCCCGGCGATGACACCGGGTTCGGGGTTCGGTTCGTCGCGAGTCAGGAGCCGAAGGCCGAGCAGAACCGGATGCACTTCGATCTGACGAGTACGTCCCTGGAGGACCAGCGGCGGACGGTGGACGGGGCGCTGGGGCTGGGCGGACGGCACATCGATGTCGGGCAACGGCCGGAGGAGGGTCACGTGGTGCTCGCCGACCCCGAGGGCAACGAGTTCTGTGTGATCGAGCCGGGCAACAACTTCCTCGCGGACTGCGGCTTCGTCGGGGCGCTGGCCTGCGACGGATCGCAGGAGGTCGGGTACTTCTGGAGCGAGGCGCTGGGGTGGCCGCTGGTCTGGGACCAGGACCAGGAGACCGCGATCCGCTCACCGCACGGCGGGCCGAAGATCACGTGGGGCGGCCCGCCGGTGGCGCCGCGGGTGGGCAGGGTCAGGGTGCGGTTCGAGCTGGACGTGCCGGTCGGCGGTGACCCGGAGGCCGAGGTCGACCGGCTGCTCTCCCTCGGGGCCACGCGGCTCGGTACCGGTCCGGGTGAGGGGGAGGGTGAGTGCGGCCGGGTGGTGCTGGCCGATCCCGACGGGAACGAGTTCTCCGTGCTGACGTCCTGCTAGACGTCAGGAGCCGATGAAGCGGGTGGCGCCCACGAACGGGCGGTTCGTCAGGGGCTCCTCCCGCACCTTCTCCCCGGTCTTGGGCGAGTTGATCATCATCGGTTCACCCTGGTCGTTGCGGCCGACGTAGATGCCGATGTGGGTGACGTTCGAGGTGCTGGTGCCGAAGCCCACGACGTCGCCGGGGCGGAGGTCGGCCGGGGACGTGATCCGCTCGCCCATGGCCGAGCCGGCGGGCGCCGCGCCGCCGCCCGCGTCGAACTGCGGCTGGCTGTCGCGCGGGATGGTGATGCCGAGGGCGGAGTACACCTGGCTCGTCAGGCCGGAGCAGTCGTAGCCGAACCCGGCCGTGCCGGACCACAGGTACTCCAGGCCCAGGAACTTGCGCGCTTCGGCGACCACGTCGTCGCCGCTCACCCCGGAGGTCGGGACCTTCGCGAGATCACCGCTCCGGAAGTAGATCGGGCTGCCGTCATTGGCCCGGGCCTCCAGGATGAACGGGGCGCCCGGGACCGGCTTCACGGCGAACTCCGTGTTGAACGAGTACTCGGTGACGACGCCCCCCTTGGACTGCGCCCCCGCCGCCGCCCCGGCCGCCAGCGCCTGACGAGAGCCGTAGCCCCGGGCCGTCGGGCTGGTGACGCGCTCCGCGGTCGTGCCGGACGGGGCCTTCTTGCGGAACTTCGTCAGCTGCCGGTCGGGCAACCAGCCGGGGTAACCGGCCTCGTTCCTGGGCGTGGGCTGGCCGTGGACCACCACCTTGTCCCAGAGCACGCCGTCCTTGGTCATCGTGTCCACCACGGTGACCCGGCCCCCGTACAGGGCCTGCGTCTCCCCCGCGACGTCGCGACGCAGGTTGATGTCGGGCGCCATGGCGGCGAACCAGCCCCGGATGTCGACCGGGTTGGTGAGCGCCTTCGCGTCCACCGCCCGCACCTTCTCGGGGCTCTCCCAGAGCTGGGCGACGGACACGTCCACGTAGCAGGTACCGGCGCCCGCGCAGGCCGCCGAGGGCTTCGCGCTGGACGCGTCCGCGGCGGAGACGGGATGGGCGAGGGGAACCACGGCCATGACGGCGCCGACGGCAACGGGAAGCGCGATGCGTGAAAGGGGCATACGCAGATTGTCCTGTGCGGGCGGCAGTTGGACCAGGGATCGACCGGCCATGGGCCGGGTCAGCGGGTGGCGGTTTCGCCCAACGGGTGGAGGGTGTTCGGGCGGATGACCGGGGGGCGGGTGGGGGTGTGGGGGCGGGGGGTGAGGAGGGTGCGGATGCGCGTGGCGAAGTCGGGGCCGGGCATGGGGAGGTCCATCTCGGGTTCGCGGAGGTAGCCGGTGGCGACCGCGGTGGGCATGAAGGTCATCAGTTCGGTCACCGCGGGCGAGCGGTGGCGGGTCATGTGTGCGGCGAGGCGGTGCAGGACGCGCAGGATCGTGGTGGTGGAGGGGCTGGTGATCCGTTCCTCGGCTTCGGCCCCGGTGGTGGGGGGCGGCTGGACGTCGTCGGTCTGGCGGTGCCACCACTGGGCCGCGTCGGTCTCGCCGAGGGACAGGTGGTGGAGGTAGAGGCAGTAGGCGGCGGTGGCCTGGCCGGCCCCGGCGGCGTACTGCCACCAGAAGCGGGCGCCGTCGTCGGCTTCCGTGAGCTGGAGTACGCAGGCCAGGACGAGGGCGCTGCGGGGCTCGGGGACCTGGTCGGTGACGAACTTGGTGATGGTCACGGCCGGGGTGTGGGTGACCAGGGTCTCGCACAGGGCGCGCAGGTGCTCGGCGGCCGTGGTGGTCATGGTGGTCGCCGTGGCGGTGCGAGCCGTGGC
The window above is part of the Streptomyces sp. NBC_00536 genome. Proteins encoded here:
- a CDS encoding DUF3887 domain-containing protein translates to MDTSRRTTWRRLVLLVPAAVLATQAPLLTSASALDATPQTQTQAHPAATAPAQPQDDKQLALDTLDEVVQGNFTAVSARFTEPLRPQAPPELLAKSWQDYQQAFGSYQSHGDPTQVTSGDQTVVSVPLQMAKQPGEFRVTFNNNGQLTGLFFLRTGVPVPLP
- a CDS encoding class I SAM-dependent methyltransferase, producing the protein MHQPTPNTAQAESWNGYEGAQWARSQDRWDAINDGFNEPLLGAAAIGDLDRVLDIGCGAGRTTRLAAQRAHRGHALGLDLSAPMLEAARASTGREAVRNASFVQADAQVHPFAPGSFDAAISRYGVMFFADPVAAFANIARALRPGGRLAFICAAEPSANEWLRALTSLRGILPLGDFGEPGAPGMFSLADPDHTLALLSEAGYEHPRAQRVEVAADWGKDAETTAEFLLAAGPVRHLLDQVGPDAQESAHQTLTSALRPHHHNGAVRLRSASWLITATR
- a CDS encoding TetR/AcrR family transcriptional regulator, with the protein product MSPRGVAIPDLRERLFAAAERVVARDGSAGLTSRAVTAEADCGKGVLHTHFAGLDEFVAELVLDRFARGARRAEGLGALVGRGSVAGNLQEVADALLESLPPAVVRLAMTRPAAAMHTRDGLRSGAPAFDAIQDAVTAYLEAERLAGRVAEGVDVGTVALALVGTVHHLLMTRVSSGGEGGGPGVDTARLVAVLLGAGVPGAGA
- a CDS encoding VOC family protein produces the protein MTSRLLAVCFDAGQPLRLARFWGGVLGWEVAADTGGGVVLVPGDDTGFGVRFVASQEPKAEQNRMHFDLTSTSLEDQRRTVDGALGLGGRHIDVGQRPEEGHVVLADPEGNEFCVIEPGNNFLADCGFVGALACDGSQEVGYFWSEALGWPLVWDQDQETAIRSPHGGPKITWGGPPVAPRVGRVRVRFELDVPVGGDPEAEVDRLLSLGATRLGTGPGEGEGECGRVVLADPDGNEFSVLTSC
- a CDS encoding C40 family peptidase, encoding MPLSRIALPVAVGAVMAVVPLAHPVSAADASSAKPSAACAGAGTCYVDVSVAQLWESPEKVRAVDAKALTNPVDIRGWFAAMAPDINLRRDVAGETQALYGGRVTVVDTMTKDGVLWDKVVVHGQPTPRNEAGYPGWLPDRQLTKFRKKAPSGTTAERVTSPTARGYGSRQALAAGAAAGAQSKGGVVTEYSFNTEFAVKPVPGAPFILEARANDGSPIYFRSGDLAKVPTSGVSGDDVVAEARKFLGLEYLWSGTAGFGYDCSGLTSQVYSALGITIPRDSQPQFDAGGGAAPAGSAMGERITSPADLRPGDVVGFGTSTSNVTHIGIYVGRNDQGEPMMINSPKTGEKVREEPLTNRPFVGATRFIGS